The Acinonyx jubatus isolate Ajub_Pintada_27869175 chromosome D2, VMU_Ajub_asm_v1.0, whole genome shotgun sequence genome contains a region encoding:
- the LOC106969389 gene encoding ATPase PAAT-like produces MDTRAEEAGVTRRPMLASSWDAACGALARSLHLTRAGVSAPDLDWEQLLAPPDPGQDLVILKRSLNSDQDENPCFLYLRCDPNGGEEIVSIGILSSARNMEVYLGEEYCGTSRGKNVCSDLDNSEHEIIFYKKYLKLESSSHACKIKLLSFGEKQCVFISKVVVHMRRVSASSSTSSPALGSRIDLRRVQTIMESMGSKLSPGAQQLMDMVRFQQQNRIPIGERLQSVLGNPGYGRGIDLQSSSASGALDKSPSTPFPFRTGLTSGNVTEDLKACTDQSLQPPGGGKATSLQEYKTVSPSHVLLENDLKNAVSSLLPKKASDNSNIPNSDLLPFLQSLCSQVSHLRVGRNTKWQETVPKAGGDIAGVATEEQPVCSYLEKVLTKNMELMEKKLVDYIDQRIHKLQKHIDTKMALLMDVLQSPCPPPAGMALRQWDSGERLSNGER; encoded by the exons ATGGACACCCGGGCCGAGGAGGCGGGAGTGACTCGCCGCCCGATGCTGGCCTCTTCCTGGGATGCTGCCTGCGGAGCCCTGGCCCGGAGTCTCCATCTCACCCGGGCTGGTGTCAGCGCCCCGGACTTGGACTGGGAGCAGCTGCTGGCGCCGCCTGACCCGGG CCAAGATCTGGTGATTTTGAAAAGAAGCCTCAACAGTGACCAAGATGAAAACCCCTGCTTCCTTTACCTGAGATGTGACCCTAACGGAGGTGAAGAGATCGTTTCTATTGGCATTTTAAGTTCTGCAAGAAATATGGAAGTATACTTAGGAGAGGAGTACTGTGGAACCAGTAGGGGCAAGAATGTTTGTAGTGATCTGGATAACAG tgagcacgaaattattttctacaaaaaatatttaaaattggagTCTTCCAGCCATGCTTGTAAAATAAAG TTGCTCTCCTTTGGTGAAAAGCAGTGTGTGTTCATCAGTAAAGTTGTGGTACACATGAGGCGGGTTTCAGCCAGTTCTTCAACAAGCTCTCCTGCTCTAGGATCAAGGATAGACCTCCGGAGGGTCCAGACTATCATGGAGTCCATGGGGTCAAAGTTGTCACCTGGAGCTCAGCAACTGATGGATATGGTTAGATTTCAGCAGCAG AATCGTATTCCCATTGGCGAGCGGCTTCAGTCGGTTTTGGGAAATCCTGGCTACGGACGTGGGATTGACCTGCAGTCATCATCTGCTTCGGGGGCCTTGGACAAGTCCCCGTCCACGCCTTTTCCTTTCAGAACCGGCTTGACCTCTGGAAACGTGACTGAAGACTTGAAAGCTTGCACCGATCAAAGTCTGCAGCCACCCGGTGGCGGAAAGGCTACGAGCCTCCAAGAGTATAAAACTGTGTCACCAAGCCACGTTCTTCTTGAGAATGACCTCAAAAATGCAGTTTCTTCTCTCCTACCAAAGAAAGCAAGTGACAACTCGAATATACCTAACTCTGACTTGCTGCCTTTTCTCCAGAGTTTATGTAGTCAAGTTAGCCATCTCCGCGTGGGACGTAACACCAAGTGGCAGGAAACCGTCCCTAAGGCTGGTGGAGACATTGCTGGTGTTGC cACGGAAGAGCAGCCTGTGTGCTCCTACTTGGAAAAGGTCCTTACTAAAAATATGGAACTGATGGAAAAGAAGCTTGTGGACTACATTGATCAGCGGATACATAAACTGCAGAAGCACATAGATACAAAGATGGCTTTGTTGATGGACGTGCTGCAgagtccctgccccccacccgccGGGATGGCCCTCCGACAGTGGGACTCTGGGGAAAGACTGTCAAACGGAGAAAGATAA